Proteins from a single region of Dyadobacter fanqingshengii:
- a CDS encoding DUF2256 domain-containing protein, with the protein MKKENLPEKICVVCGRPFTWRKKWEKVWDEVKYCSDRCRQNK; encoded by the coding sequence ATTAAAAAAGAGAATCTTCCCGAGAAAATATGCGTGGTTTGCGGGAGACCATTTACCTGGCGCAAGAAGTGGGAAAAGGTTTGGGATGAAGTCAAATACTGCAGTGACCGATGCCGTCAGAATAAATGA
- a CDS encoding DUF4041 domain-containing protein — protein sequence MGFFDFLKKREIAEIENLKKQLEFYRPIINVDEAAQKCQSEIEQLEIKRNELSKGYDQGLDTYTSLRKEISLFESKLDLIEYGIYEPVYDFEKSDEYRETQKKIIEKQKDLIKNDRAAICSAEWTIEGSALKGRVVINRFKKLMLRAFNGESSALISKVKWNNVVQMSERLSKSYADINKLGEGFKVSLSIDYLKLKKSELTLEYEYQAKRQQEKENMQAIQEELREEEKARREFEQAQREAEKQEAVFLNALEKARLEMGLVSGEEYDKMNSKIAMLEIELALAREKKERALSMAQQTKRGHVYIISNIGSFGENVFKIGMTRRLEPNDRIRELGDASVPFKFDVHAMIYSDEARTLEYELHKAFSDKKVNMLNYRREFFNVSLEEIEHKISELGFKAEFTAIPEAMEFRETLLVKEQGKLVIDCELSDESLENEFPRSLF from the coding sequence ATGGGATTCTTCGATTTTCTAAAAAAGAGAGAAATTGCAGAGATTGAAAACTTAAAAAAACAGCTCGAATTCTACAGGCCTATCATAAATGTTGATGAAGCTGCTCAAAAATGTCAATCTGAGATTGAACAGCTTGAAATCAAACGGAATGAATTAAGTAAAGGATATGATCAAGGTTTAGACACTTACACTTCACTAAGAAAAGAAATTTCGCTATTTGAGTCAAAACTCGATTTAATCGAATACGGAATTTATGAACCTGTTTATGACTTTGAAAAATCGGATGAATATCGAGAAACCCAAAAGAAAATTATCGAGAAACAAAAAGATTTAATTAAAAACGATCGAGCAGCAATTTGCTCAGCAGAATGGACTATTGAGGGAAGTGCTTTAAAAGGGAGGGTTGTCATCAATAGATTTAAAAAACTAATGCTTCGGGCATTTAATGGTGAAAGCTCCGCTCTTATTTCGAAAGTCAAATGGAACAATGTAGTGCAAATGAGTGAGAGGTTGTCCAAGTCATATGCCGATATCAACAAGTTGGGTGAGGGATTCAAAGTTTCATTAAGCATAGACTATTTAAAATTGAAAAAGAGTGAGTTAACCTTGGAGTACGAATATCAGGCAAAAAGGCAGCAGGAAAAGGAAAACATGCAAGCAATTCAAGAAGAATTGAGAGAAGAAGAAAAGGCTCGGCGAGAATTTGAACAAGCTCAGCGCGAGGCAGAAAAACAGGAAGCTGTGTTCCTTAATGCGCTTGAAAAGGCCCGTCTGGAAATGGGTCTAGTTTCCGGTGAAGAATACGATAAGATGAATAGCAAGATTGCAATGCTGGAAATTGAGCTCGCTTTGGCGAGAGAAAAGAAAGAGCGTGCTTTATCCATGGCGCAGCAAACGAAGCGTGGCCACGTATACATTATCTCAAACATTGGGTCATTCGGCGAAAATGTCTTTAAAATAGGAATGACGCGTCGACTCGAACCAAATGACCGAATTAGAGAACTTGGAGATGCTTCTGTGCCATTTAAATTTGATGTTCACGCTATGATATACTCGGACGAAGCCAGAACCCTGGAATACGAATTACATAAAGCGTTTTCCGATAAAAAAGTAAATATGCTAAATTATCGTCGAGAGTTTTTCAATGTTAGCCTGGAAGAAATAGAGCATAAAATATCAGAGCTTGGCTTCAAAGCTGAATTTACAGCTATTCCGGAAGCAATGGAATTCAGAGAAACTCTGCTTGTAAAGGAACAGGGGAAATTAGTTATTGACTGCGAATTGTCGGACGAAAGTTTAGAAAATGAATTCCCAAGATCATTATTTTGA
- a CDS encoding RES family NAD+ phosphorylase, giving the protein MPESAQPTTTHQTLAYRLVKERFADTPLSSEGARRYGGRWNPPGVGILYTSATPELALLEQLVHLPALPYHDLPKLILITLALPASPKVVDNLSPNWREPANYNDNHLRLQPWLNDPDVMALQVPSAVVAESSNFLLHPLHKDYAEIEIVSVQPFLIDPRLWNVPNG; this is encoded by the coding sequence ATGCCTGAAAGCGCTCAACCCACCACAACGCATCAAACCCTGGCCTATCGACTAGTAAAAGAGCGATTTGCCGACACGCCTTTATCTTCCGAAGGAGCACGCAGATATGGCGGACGATGGAATCCGCCGGGAGTTGGCATACTCTACACATCCGCAACCCCCGAATTGGCACTGCTTGAACAGCTGGTTCACTTACCAGCACTGCCCTACCATGATCTTCCCAAATTGATTTTAATTACACTGGCCCTGCCTGCATCACCAAAAGTCGTTGATAATTTATCGCCCAACTGGCGGGAGCCAGCCAATTACAATGACAATCATTTACGCCTGCAACCGTGGCTTAATGATCCGGACGTTATGGCTCTTCAGGTCCCTTCTGCCGTGGTAGCGGAGTCATCCAATTTCCTACTCCATCCGCTTCATAAGGATTATGCAGAGATTGAAATTGTAAGTGTGCAGCCTTTCCTGATTGATCCCCGTTTGTGGAATGTTCCAAATGGCTAG
- the parS gene encoding type II RES/Xre toxin-antitoxin system antitoxin, with translation MDLVSDSNFSRDSFEMIQQVRLGLERGKADEVARKIGLTDKEMAPILNLSERTLHRLRQDSLLDNNSSERLLLLEQLLDHGLDVFDGRADVLGRWLRIPLSELHDQPPIHLLDTTTGFGMVHNVLGRIEHGIYA, from the coding sequence ATGGATTTAGTCTCAGATTCAAACTTTTCCCGCGACAGCTTCGAAATGATCCAACAAGTACGATTGGGTTTGGAACGCGGAAAAGCCGATGAAGTGGCCCGTAAGATCGGGTTGACTGACAAGGAGATGGCTCCTATCCTCAATTTATCAGAGCGCACCTTGCACAGGCTTCGCCAAGATTCATTGTTGGACAACAATTCATCCGAAAGGCTCTTGTTATTGGAACAGCTCCTGGATCATGGATTGGACGTTTTCGACGGCAGAGCTGATGTGCTAGGACGTTGGTTGAGAATTCCCTTATCAGAGCTTCATGACCAGCCTCCGATTCACCTTTTGGATACGACAACAGGTTTTGGCATGGTTCACAATGTTTTAGGGCGGATTGAACATGGCATTTATGCCTGA
- a CDS encoding GAF domain-containing protein: MAYSSTTPGERDRVRALADYNILDSLPEQDYDDITQLASEICQTPISLISLVDDSRQWFKSNHGLSVRETPREFAFCTHTIQNPSQVFIVTDSREDERFAQNPLVTDDPNVIFYAGAPLIDSRGFGLGSLCVIDHNPRVLTENQLVALQTLAKHVVNMIELRKADRSMRTLQRAFEESHHETQKAHHLLKSEFSPQIINAIQDLESLVPLPALQTEKNAAEKLRNTIQLLQHLQQVVKDL, translated from the coding sequence ATGGCATATTCTTCAACCACTCCGGGGGAGCGCGACAGGGTGCGTGCACTGGCTGATTACAACATTCTGGACTCGCTTCCTGAACAGGACTACGACGATATTACACAACTTGCGTCGGAAATTTGTCAGACCCCGATTTCGCTGATCAGTTTGGTTGATGATTCCCGGCAGTGGTTTAAGTCCAATCATGGTCTTTCCGTGCGCGAGACGCCGAGGGAATTCGCTTTTTGTACACATACCATTCAAAATCCGTCACAGGTTTTTATCGTAACGGATTCCCGCGAAGATGAGCGTTTTGCACAAAATCCGCTGGTTACCGACGATCCCAATGTCATCTTTTACGCCGGTGCGCCGCTGATCGATAGCAGGGGTTTTGGTCTGGGCTCATTGTGTGTAATCGATCATAACCCAAGGGTGTTGACTGAAAATCAACTGGTTGCATTGCAAACATTGGCTAAACACGTTGTCAATATGATCGAGCTCAGGAAAGCGGACCGGTCCATGCGGACATTGCAAAGAGCCTTTGAAGAAAGCCATCATGAAACACAGAAAGCGCATCATTTATTAAAATCAGAATTCTCTCCCCAAATTATCAATGCCATACAAGACCTGGAATCGCTTGTTCCACTTCCCGCTCTTCAAACCGAAAAAAATGCCGCTGAGAAGCTCAGAAACACTATTCAATTATTGCAGCATTTACAGCAGGTGGTGAAGGATTTGTAG
- a CDS encoding GH92 family glycosyl hydrolase, which produces MQTKNHKFIYMKVKFSFVIVLLVLFSAHFPVEGQSFLKYVDPNIGTAHSRWFFYTPAAVPYGMAKLAPSTNGHYGNPSGWEAVGYDTRQNSIEGFVHFHEWQVGGVSYMPTTGAVKTKPGELEGTNTGYRSKFNRKNQVAEPGYYKVLLDDYNITTELTATKRVGFQRYTFPKHEQSHIILDIGNKQGESDIVTDASIKMVDDTHFEGYVITYPKYVKIYDPEGKIAMFFYGELSKKPASVTAFTADKLTENQNSATGKGAGLVLNYNTTDKETIEVKTGLSYTSIQNAKQNFIAEATGLSFDRAKTQAQQIWQEQLGKIAIEDQDEQNKIKFYTGLFHALLGRGIASDVNGAYPKHGGQTGQLPAQTGNKAKFEFINTDAIWGAFWNITQLWSLSYPEWYGSFVNTHLQIFKDKGWFGDGIANSEFVSGVGTNFVGLAIAGAYNAGIRNYDVEFAYQAVKANELSYKNRPVGAGKLDTKAFVDHGYVPFLERKGQDFVTDSTGSNFSGSHTLEYSYSAFAAAQMARALGKTADYAQFIKLSNGWQQIFNSQNKLMQPKKLDGSFIEKFDPYQPWRGFQEGNAVQYTFYVPHNPAGLINAIGKENFNNRLDSIFTVSEKLGFGGGKTIDAFAGVNSIYNHGNQPNLHTSWLFNFSGKPWLTQKWTRAIGREFYGTEPIHGYGYGQDEDQGQLGSWYVMNALGLFDVKGLTDLRPIIELGSPLFDKATVTLGNGKTLVIETKNNSKNNVYIQSATFNGTSLDNCWLYRDDLMQGGKLTFVMGNQPNTNWGTKTPPPSAQ; this is translated from the coding sequence ATACAAACAAAAAATCATAAGTTTATATATATGAAAGTTAAGTTCAGTTTCGTCATTGTCTTGCTGGTTTTGTTTTCGGCACATTTTCCTGTTGAAGGACAAAGTTTCCTCAAATATGTTGATCCAAACATTGGCACGGCACACAGTCGCTGGTTTTTTTATACACCCGCGGCAGTGCCTTATGGCATGGCGAAGTTGGCCCCATCCACCAACGGGCATTATGGTAACCCGTCCGGATGGGAGGCTGTTGGGTATGATACCAGACAAAATTCGATAGAGGGCTTTGTGCACTTTCATGAATGGCAGGTGGGTGGAGTAAGTTATATGCCAACCACCGGCGCGGTAAAGACCAAGCCCGGAGAGCTGGAAGGAACGAATACAGGTTATCGCTCTAAATTCAACAGGAAAAACCAGGTTGCGGAGCCGGGCTATTACAAGGTTTTGCTGGATGATTATAACATTACGACCGAGCTTACGGCCACCAAAAGGGTTGGCTTTCAGCGCTATACTTTTCCAAAACACGAACAGTCGCACATTATCCTGGACATTGGCAATAAGCAAGGTGAAAGCGATATCGTAACCGATGCCAGCATTAAAATGGTCGACGATACACATTTCGAAGGCTATGTGATTACATATCCCAAGTATGTTAAAATATACGACCCGGAAGGAAAAATTGCCATGTTCTTTTATGGCGAGCTCAGCAAAAAACCAGCTTCTGTTACGGCCTTCACAGCCGATAAACTAACGGAAAATCAGAACAGCGCAACGGGCAAAGGCGCGGGACTTGTACTCAACTATAATACAACAGATAAAGAAACAATTGAGGTCAAAACCGGCTTGTCCTACACATCAATCCAGAACGCGAAACAAAATTTTATTGCGGAGGCAACCGGCTTATCATTTGATCGGGCAAAAACTCAGGCGCAGCAGATCTGGCAGGAGCAACTGGGCAAAATTGCGATTGAAGATCAGGATGAGCAAAATAAAATAAAATTTTACACCGGACTCTTCCACGCATTGTTAGGCAGAGGCATTGCCAGCGATGTAAACGGCGCTTACCCGAAACACGGGGGACAGACTGGTCAATTGCCCGCACAAACCGGAAATAAAGCGAAGTTCGAATTCATTAATACTGACGCGATTTGGGGGGCTTTCTGGAACATCACGCAGCTATGGTCACTCTCCTATCCTGAATGGTATGGCAGCTTTGTGAATACACATCTGCAAATTTTTAAAGACAAAGGCTGGTTTGGTGACGGCATTGCCAACAGCGAATTCGTGTCGGGCGTGGGCACCAACTTTGTCGGGCTGGCCATAGCAGGCGCTTACAATGCGGGCATTCGCAATTACGATGTTGAATTTGCCTATCAAGCGGTGAAAGCAAATGAATTAAGCTATAAAAATCGCCCGGTAGGCGCTGGCAAATTGGATACGAAAGCCTTTGTCGACCATGGCTATGTGCCGTTTTTGGAGCGAAAAGGCCAGGATTTCGTTACCGATTCCACCGGTTCCAACTTTTCCGGTTCTCATACTCTGGAATATAGTTACAGTGCATTCGCTGCTGCACAGATGGCCAGAGCATTGGGAAAAACGGCAGATTATGCCCAATTCATCAAACTATCAAATGGCTGGCAGCAAATTTTTAACTCGCAAAACAAGCTGATGCAGCCTAAGAAGCTTGATGGCAGCTTTATTGAAAAATTTGATCCTTATCAGCCGTGGAGAGGATTTCAGGAAGGCAATGCAGTGCAATACACTTTTTATGTGCCGCATAACCCGGCGGGTTTGATCAATGCTATTGGTAAGGAAAATTTTAACAACAGGCTGGACAGCATCTTCACTGTTTCGGAAAAATTGGGCTTCGGCGGGGGTAAAACGATTGATGCATTTGCGGGCGTCAATTCCATTTACAACCACGGCAATCAGCCAAATTTACACACAAGTTGGTTATTCAACTTTTCAGGAAAGCCCTGGTTAACCCAAAAATGGACCCGGGCCATCGGACGTGAATTTTACGGCACTGAACCCATTCACGGCTATGGTTACGGACAGGATGAGGATCAGGGCCAGCTCGGGTCATGGTATGTGATGAATGCGCTGGGATTGTTTGATGTGAAAGGGTTAACCGATCTAAGGCCGATTATAGAATTGGGAAGCCCGCTGTTTGATAAGGCCACCGTTACATTGGGCAACGGCAAGACGCTTGTTATCGAGACAAAAAACAACTCCAAAAACAATGTGTATATACAATCGGCCACCTTCAATGGCACCTCGCTTGACAACTGCTGGCTGTATCGCGACGATCTGATGCAGGGCGGCAAACTTACCTTTGTAATGGGCAATCAGCCGAATACAAATTGGGGCACAAAAACGCCGCCGCCATCGGCGCAATGA
- a CDS encoding DUF4185 domain-containing protein has translation MKLSPLLSCSILFLTIALSSCGGDSSGKKENGKVNEINEREFTAEPDADWTNLFLRKSGWFGGDGIFVIPLSGKDAEKSDSLLFLFSDTMVGEIHGDSLQPGFVMINNSVALLKGKTADSSNMAFKMAGVKGSYKAIFSPKTNKPDKDTYFWLGDGFANPDSKNDLFIFAYQITNTHDKSPFPFKETDNVLIRIPAGSPFPYADQEQTALPFNDYKSGTETISFGAGVFNNSESAGEPEPDGFLYVYGIKGKSKQLVSARVKPAQVASFGDWEFWGGNGWSKDVKSVKALSDSVSNEMSVSRLSKGKYALVYQLGSIFPEICMQVGPTPVGPFGPRIVLYKTSNDIQDADLFTYNAKAHPALSAPGELLISYNVNSFKFFDVITKKPNLYRPRFVRVKFTQQSSQTNH, from the coding sequence ATGAAATTGTCACCGTTGTTAAGTTGTAGCATTTTGTTTCTCACGATAGCGCTGTCCTCTTGTGGTGGGGACTCTTCCGGAAAGAAAGAGAATGGGAAAGTAAATGAAATCAATGAAAGGGAATTTACAGCAGAGCCAGACGCGGACTGGACAAACCTGTTTTTAAGAAAGTCGGGCTGGTTTGGCGGTGATGGGATTTTTGTCATTCCACTTTCTGGTAAGGATGCTGAAAAAAGTGATAGCCTGCTTTTCTTGTTCAGTGACACAATGGTTGGGGAAATTCATGGAGATTCATTACAGCCAGGTTTTGTGATGATCAATAATTCGGTGGCGTTATTGAAAGGCAAAACGGCTGATTCCTCAAACATGGCATTCAAAATGGCTGGTGTGAAAGGGTCTTATAAAGCCATTTTTAGCCCAAAAACAAACAAGCCGGATAAAGACACTTACTTCTGGCTGGGCGATGGGTTTGCGAATCCCGATTCCAAAAATGACCTGTTCATTTTCGCCTATCAAATCACCAATACGCACGATAAATCGCCCTTTCCATTCAAGGAAACGGATAATGTGCTGATCCGCATACCGGCAGGCAGCCCGTTCCCATATGCTGATCAGGAACAAACAGCGCTTCCGTTTAACGATTACAAAAGCGGAACAGAGACGATTTCGTTTGGTGCCGGTGTTTTTAACAATAGTGAATCTGCCGGGGAGCCTGAGCCGGACGGTTTTTTATATGTTTATGGCATAAAAGGTAAAAGTAAACAGCTGGTTTCGGCCAGGGTAAAACCTGCGCAGGTCGCGTCGTTTGGGGATTGGGAATTTTGGGGTGGCAATGGCTGGTCAAAGGACGTAAAGTCTGTTAAGGCGTTAAGCGATTCTGTTTCTAATGAGATGAGCGTAAGCCGGCTTTCGAAAGGGAAATATGCATTGGTTTATCAGCTGGGCAGTATTTTTCCTGAAATTTGCATGCAGGTTGGACCCACGCCGGTTGGCCCGTTCGGTCCCAGGATCGTGCTGTATAAAACTTCAAATGACATTCAGGACGCAGATTTATTTACTTATAATGCCAAAGCGCATCCCGCATTGTCGGCGCCCGGCGAGCTGTTAATTTCTTATAATGTGAATAGTTTTAAATTTTTTGATGTCATTACAAAAAAACCTAACCTGTATCGCCCGCGGTTTGTGAGGGTTAAATTCACGCAACAATCTTCCCAAACAAACCATTGA
- a CDS encoding sugar porter family MFS transporter, which produces MTTGDITTLPAQNRLPYIILITSVAAFGGFLFGYDTAVIAGAIGYLQIKFNLSPLMVGWAASSAIWGCVLGAMSAGYLSDRYGRKAVLIGTAVLFALPAYGSAVVNDLTSFIIMRLLGGIGVGAASMLCPMYISEIAPSRLRGRLVTLYQLAIVLGINIIYVINLKISQAGDEAWNIEYGWRYMLGSEVIPAVVFFILLFFVPESPRWLAAQGKDEAAKKILEKINGKAVAQEIFTEISASLRDEKGRLSDLVDKKLRKPLLIGVVLALFSQITGINAVIYYAPEIFKSIGFGAESAFTQTIIIGVVNMLFTLVAIWLIDRAGRRSLLIWGVAGMIICLFATGICFHFHFDKGPWVLIFILGYIASFAVSLGPIPWVLMSEIFPTKIRGIAMSLATLVLWIGVVAITQLTPYFLGTFGGATTFWIFMVNAVIIWIFTIKKIPETKNRTLEEIERSWS; this is translated from the coding sequence ATGACGACCGGAGATATCACTACATTACCAGCCCAAAACCGACTGCCCTACATTATTCTCATTACCAGCGTCGCAGCGTTCGGCGGGTTTCTTTTTGGTTATGATACGGCTGTGATAGCCGGGGCTATTGGTTACCTTCAAATTAAATTTAATCTTTCTCCGCTTATGGTTGGTTGGGCCGCCAGCAGTGCCATTTGGGGTTGCGTGCTGGGTGCCATGTCGGCCGGATACCTCAGCGACCGTTATGGACGCAAAGCAGTACTCATCGGAACGGCTGTGCTTTTTGCATTGCCTGCTTACGGCTCGGCCGTTGTCAATGATCTGACCAGCTTCATCATTATGCGGCTGCTTGGCGGGATCGGCGTTGGCGCCGCTTCCATGCTTTGCCCGATGTACATTTCCGAAATTGCGCCTTCGCGGCTTCGCGGTCGGCTGGTGACGCTCTATCAATTGGCCATTGTGTTGGGGATCAACATTATATATGTTATTAATCTAAAAATCAGTCAGGCGGGCGACGAGGCATGGAATATCGAATACGGCTGGCGTTATATGCTGGGTTCGGAAGTGATTCCTGCGGTGGTGTTCTTTATACTGCTATTTTTTGTGCCTGAAAGCCCGCGTTGGCTGGCGGCGCAAGGGAAGGACGAAGCGGCGAAAAAGATTTTGGAAAAGATCAATGGCAAAGCGGTGGCGCAGGAAATTTTCACAGAGATCTCCGCAAGCCTGCGGGACGAAAAGGGGAGGCTGAGCGATTTGGTGGACAAAAAACTGCGCAAGCCGTTGTTAATTGGTGTTGTGTTGGCGCTGTTTTCGCAAATTACCGGCATTAATGCAGTCATTTATTACGCGCCGGAAATTTTCAAAAGCATTGGTTTTGGTGCAGAATCTGCCTTTACGCAAACCATCATTATCGGGGTGGTCAATATGCTGTTTACATTGGTAGCCATCTGGCTTATCGACCGGGCTGGCCGACGAAGCCTGCTCATCTGGGGCGTTGCCGGGATGATCATCTGCCTTTTTGCCACCGGCATTTGCTTTCATTTTCATTTCGACAAAGGGCCGTGGGTGCTTATTTTTATCCTGGGTTATATCGCCAGTTTTGCCGTCTCGCTGGGGCCTATTCCCTGGGTGTTAATGTCAGAGATATTCCCGACAAAAATCCGGGGGATTGCTATGTCGCTGGCCACGTTGGTGTTATGGATCGGTGTAGTGGCCATTACACAGCTGACGCCATATTTCCTGGGAACATTTGGGGGCGCAACTACATTCTGGATCTTCATGGTGAATGCCGTGATCATCTGGATTTTTACCATTAAAAAAATCCCGGAAACGAAAAACAGGACCCTGGAAGAAATAGAAAGAAGCTGGTCATGA
- a CDS encoding ROK family protein, translating into MKDIFIGVDFGGTRIKLGLVFEGKIIADANIEAASELTFEQRLADISLEINHLLSAGAYKLTGLGFAFPGIVNFHTGRILSKYVKYPGAENVDLDKWAKANFGVPIAVENDARAALVGEWKHGAGIGSSDLVLVTLGTGVGTGVLVNGAPLRGKNFVGGNLGGHSTINFEGSICNCGNIGCVESESSTWALTQIAKASREFLSSKLAALDVIDFKNLFELAEQGDALALKLQDRCLKVWSLCVINLIHAYDPEKVIFGGGIMKSSHIILPYIKQMLDKHAWISAADVDLVVAVQPEHAGILGVFELLKQKNY; encoded by the coding sequence ATGAAAGACATATTCATAGGAGTCGATTTTGGAGGCACGCGCATCAAACTGGGCCTCGTTTTCGAGGGGAAAATCATTGCAGATGCCAACATTGAAGCGGCCTCCGAGCTCACTTTTGAGCAAAGATTGGCCGACATTTCGCTTGAAATAAATCATTTACTATCAGCAGGGGCATACAAACTTACCGGGCTTGGCTTTGCTTTTCCAGGCATAGTTAATTTTCACACGGGCAGGATTTTGTCGAAATATGTGAAATATCCCGGCGCAGAAAATGTGGATCTTGACAAATGGGCAAAGGCTAACTTCGGCGTGCCGATTGCGGTTGAAAACGACGCCAGGGCAGCGCTGGTAGGAGAATGGAAACACGGCGCAGGCATTGGGAGCAGCGATCTGGTGCTGGTAACATTGGGTACGGGGGTAGGCACGGGCGTGTTGGTGAATGGTGCGCCGTTACGCGGTAAAAACTTCGTGGGTGGCAACCTGGGCGGACATTCGACCATTAATTTTGAGGGCAGTATCTGCAATTGCGGGAACATTGGTTGCGTCGAAAGTGAAAGCTCCACCTGGGCATTGACGCAAATCGCGAAGGCTTCCCGGGAATTTTTATCGAGCAAGCTGGCAGCATTGGATGTTATTGATTTCAAAAACCTGTTTGAGCTCGCAGAACAAGGGGATGCGCTGGCATTGAAATTACAGGACCGCTGTCTCAAAGTATGGTCATTGTGTGTGATCAACCTGATTCATGCTTATGATCCGGAAAAGGTGATTTTTGGCGGAGGAATTATGAAAAGCAGTCACATTATTTTACCCTATATCAAACAAATGCTCGACAAACATGCATGGATCAGCGCTGCGGACGTGGATCTGGTCGTGGCTGTGCAGCCTGAGCATGCGGGGATATTAGGTGTATTTGAATTATTGAAACAAAAAAATTACTAG